One region of Citrus sinensis cultivar Valencia sweet orange chromosome 6, DVS_A1.0, whole genome shotgun sequence genomic DNA includes:
- the LOC102619603 gene encoding uncharacterized protein LOC102619603 isoform X2, translated as MSSRRKVQMSMMWKESNVRRSPRISGLNLNECQGQQQMGRVKVDSTKKSTAANADANAAAAAVAVGPASRTRARKKRKLKPLQDVAAANTTFVSPIAQESEDGDTNGAEDGEEQNLKYQPSNSDQPSSVPSAPQMPEKRVLELILNILQRKDTHEIFAEPVDTKEVEDYYEIIKEPMDFGTMRAKLHEGMYTSLDQFEHDVFLISGNAMHFNSSGSIYFRQARIIHELSKRVFHALRTDPGNFELEFSETRRRTGRRPQIEPKGQISSSILKPATKFRSNSMTANVSSKTVSGATILRRRSQRNPEKPSAASTLTARDNKMLLGATGGRRTSFSEADRRSTYSPRSLFLNDNDSTDLSSNNHSKTLKHVNQQDMGYRESLMLFVRDLGPTAQMVAERKLHGCSAEAPNFQSSSSNCWFQAPQCHNPPAHASVQQRQAALDNNSGSIMSQNLLEHHLGNQTVPGNSCGRTELCDSSKVGGRMDIYAASVEVEPNGVKNIPHAFKEDICRSSATKNSGSEMVEKSRNNMAISGSNPPTAAARELNFSVAGLKDKGSLSATMFSDKSMLDNQAQSLKSTSDYSHSDLLCFSLRKNHSSSSLWPLRTTSMSTSPQTKGSISNPGSQCLRRNDQASTAQCQSHEVNDSSRSSQDLKSNQHLPLAPPFTFDLSYLKSRLGQITTPTRDKSLLPTGRSFLDKTSYQKLDDHQQSSLDSKHTDLVLQL; from the exons ATGTCTTCCAG GAGAAAAGTACAAATGTCGATGATGTGGAAAGAATCAAATGTGAGGAGGAGTCCTCGAATATCTGGACTGAATTTGAATGAGTGTCAGGGTCAGCAGCAAATGGGGCGCGTGAAGGTTGACAGTACTAAGAAGAGTACGGCTGCTAATGCTGATGCtaatgctgctgctgctgctgttgctgtTGGACCAGCCTCTCGCACTAGAGccagaaaaaagagaaaactcAAACCCCTTCAAGATGTTGCTGCTGCTAATACTACTTTTGTTTCGCCTATTGCTCAAGAG TCTGAAGATGGCGATACGAATGGCGCGGAAGATGGTGAAGAGCAAAATCTTAAATATCAACCGAGTAATAGTG ATCAACCATCAAGTGTGCCATCTGCCCCACAGATGCCAGAAAAACGCGTACTTGAGCTTATCCTCAACATACTACAAAG gAAAGACACCCATGAAATATTTGCTGAACCAGTCGACACTAAAGAG GTAGAAGATTATTATGAAATCATCAAAGAGCCTATGGATTTTGGCACTATGAGGGCTAAACTTCATGAAGGGATGTATACAAGTCTTGACCAATTTGAG CATGATGTATTTTTGATATCCGGAAATGCAATGCATTTCAATTCCTCAGGATCCATTTATTTCAGGCAG GCTCGTATAATACATGAACTAAGCAAGAGGGTTTTTCATGCTCTTAGAACTGACCCGGGCAATTTCGAATTGGAATTCTCAGAGACACGACGAAGAACTGGTAGAAGacctcaaattgaaccaaaggGTCAAATTAGTAGCTCAATTCTGAAGCCTGCTACAAAATTCAGAAGCAATAGCATGACTGCTAACGTATCGTCAAAAACTGTGAGTGGTGCAACAATTCTTAGGAGAAGATCTCAAAGAAACCCTGAGAAGCCTAGTGCAGCATCTACTCTTACTGCCAGAGATAATAAAATGCTTTTGG GTGCTACAGGTGGTAGAAGAACTAGTTTTTCTGAAGCAGATAGACGTAGTACATACAGTCCTAGGTCGTTATTTCTCAATGACAATGATTCAACTGATTTGTCAAGTAATAATCATTCAAAAACTCTCAAACAT GTGAATCAGCAAGATATGGGTTATAGAGAAAGCTTGATGTTGTTTGTTAGAGATTTAGGACCAACTGCCCAAATGGTTGCCGAGCGAAAGTTGCATGGATGTTCAGCTGAGGCTCCCAATTTTCAGTCTTCAAGTTCAAACTGTTGGTTTCAGGCACCACAATGTCATAACCCTCCTGCACATGCCTCTGTCCAACAGAGACAGGCTGCTCTGGATAATAACTCGGGTTCTATAATGtctcaaaatttattggaacACCATCTTGGGAATCAAACTGTCCCAGGAAACAGCTGTGGTAGGACAGAGTTGTGCGACAGTAGTAAAGTTGGTGGCAGAATGGATATTTATGCTGCTTCTGTAGAAGTGGAACCCAATGGTGTGAAGAATATTCCCCACGCCTTCAAAGAGGACATTTGCAGGAGCAGTGCAACGAAGAATTCAGGAAGTGAAATGGTTGAAAAGAGCAGAAACAATATGGCTATTTCAGGTTCAAATCCTCCCACTGCTGCGGCCAGAGAATTGAACTTTTCAGTTGCTGGGTTAAAAGACAAGGGCAGCCTGTCAGCGACAATGTTTTCAGACAAGAGTATGTTGGATAATCAAGCTCAGTCATTGAAGTCAACCTCAGATTATTCTCATTCAGATTTGCTTTGTTTCAGCTTGAGAAAAAACCACAGTTCATCATCTTTGTGGCCACTACGAACCACGAGCATGTCAACTTCTCCTCAAACAAAGGGCTCAATAAGCAACCCAGGATCACAATGTTTAAGACGAAATGATCAAGCCAGTACAGCACAGTGCCAAAGCCATGAAGTGAATGATTCATCAAGGTCAAGCCAAGacttaaaatcaaatcaacattTGCCACTTGCTCCCCCGTTTACATTTGATCTATCATATCTGAAATCGCGACTAGGTCAGATTACTACCCCAACGCGAGATAAATCATTGCTGCCAACTGGTAGGTCATTTCTGGACAAAACGAGCTACCAGAAACTTGACGATCATCAGCAATCCTCATTGGATTCCAAGCATACTGATTTGGTACTTCAGCTGTAA
- the LOC102619603 gene encoding uncharacterized protein LOC102619603 isoform X1, translated as MSSRRKVQMSMMWKESNVRRSPRISGLNLNECQGQQQMGRVKVDSTKKSTAANADANAAAAAVAVGPASRTRARKKRKLKPLQDVAAANTTFVSPIAQESEDGDTNGAEDGEEQNLKYQPSNSACDDRHQDQPSSVPSAPQMPEKRVLELILNILQRKDTHEIFAEPVDTKEVEDYYEIIKEPMDFGTMRAKLHEGMYTSLDQFEHDVFLISGNAMHFNSSGSIYFRQARIIHELSKRVFHALRTDPGNFELEFSETRRRTGRRPQIEPKGQISSSILKPATKFRSNSMTANVSSKTVSGATILRRRSQRNPEKPSAASTLTARDNKMLLGATGGRRTSFSEADRRSTYSPRSLFLNDNDSTDLSSNNHSKTLKHVNQQDMGYRESLMLFVRDLGPTAQMVAERKLHGCSAEAPNFQSSSSNCWFQAPQCHNPPAHASVQQRQAALDNNSGSIMSQNLLEHHLGNQTVPGNSCGRTELCDSSKVGGRMDIYAASVEVEPNGVKNIPHAFKEDICRSSATKNSGSEMVEKSRNNMAISGSNPPTAAARELNFSVAGLKDKGSLSATMFSDKSMLDNQAQSLKSTSDYSHSDLLCFSLRKNHSSSSLWPLRTTSMSTSPQTKGSISNPGSQCLRRNDQASTAQCQSHEVNDSSRSSQDLKSNQHLPLAPPFTFDLSYLKSRLGQITTPTRDKSLLPTGRSFLDKTSYQKLDDHQQSSLDSKHTDLVLQL; from the exons ATGTCTTCCAG GAGAAAAGTACAAATGTCGATGATGTGGAAAGAATCAAATGTGAGGAGGAGTCCTCGAATATCTGGACTGAATTTGAATGAGTGTCAGGGTCAGCAGCAAATGGGGCGCGTGAAGGTTGACAGTACTAAGAAGAGTACGGCTGCTAATGCTGATGCtaatgctgctgctgctgctgttgctgtTGGACCAGCCTCTCGCACTAGAGccagaaaaaagagaaaactcAAACCCCTTCAAGATGTTGCTGCTGCTAATACTACTTTTGTTTCGCCTATTGCTCAAGAG TCTGAAGATGGCGATACGAATGGCGCGGAAGATGGTGAAGAGCAAAATCTTAAATATCAACCGAGTAATAGTG CATGCGATGACAGACATCAAG ATCAACCATCAAGTGTGCCATCTGCCCCACAGATGCCAGAAAAACGCGTACTTGAGCTTATCCTCAACATACTACAAAG gAAAGACACCCATGAAATATTTGCTGAACCAGTCGACACTAAAGAG GTAGAAGATTATTATGAAATCATCAAAGAGCCTATGGATTTTGGCACTATGAGGGCTAAACTTCATGAAGGGATGTATACAAGTCTTGACCAATTTGAG CATGATGTATTTTTGATATCCGGAAATGCAATGCATTTCAATTCCTCAGGATCCATTTATTTCAGGCAG GCTCGTATAATACATGAACTAAGCAAGAGGGTTTTTCATGCTCTTAGAACTGACCCGGGCAATTTCGAATTGGAATTCTCAGAGACACGACGAAGAACTGGTAGAAGacctcaaattgaaccaaaggGTCAAATTAGTAGCTCAATTCTGAAGCCTGCTACAAAATTCAGAAGCAATAGCATGACTGCTAACGTATCGTCAAAAACTGTGAGTGGTGCAACAATTCTTAGGAGAAGATCTCAAAGAAACCCTGAGAAGCCTAGTGCAGCATCTACTCTTACTGCCAGAGATAATAAAATGCTTTTGG GTGCTACAGGTGGTAGAAGAACTAGTTTTTCTGAAGCAGATAGACGTAGTACATACAGTCCTAGGTCGTTATTTCTCAATGACAATGATTCAACTGATTTGTCAAGTAATAATCATTCAAAAACTCTCAAACAT GTGAATCAGCAAGATATGGGTTATAGAGAAAGCTTGATGTTGTTTGTTAGAGATTTAGGACCAACTGCCCAAATGGTTGCCGAGCGAAAGTTGCATGGATGTTCAGCTGAGGCTCCCAATTTTCAGTCTTCAAGTTCAAACTGTTGGTTTCAGGCACCACAATGTCATAACCCTCCTGCACATGCCTCTGTCCAACAGAGACAGGCTGCTCTGGATAATAACTCGGGTTCTATAATGtctcaaaatttattggaacACCATCTTGGGAATCAAACTGTCCCAGGAAACAGCTGTGGTAGGACAGAGTTGTGCGACAGTAGTAAAGTTGGTGGCAGAATGGATATTTATGCTGCTTCTGTAGAAGTGGAACCCAATGGTGTGAAGAATATTCCCCACGCCTTCAAAGAGGACATTTGCAGGAGCAGTGCAACGAAGAATTCAGGAAGTGAAATGGTTGAAAAGAGCAGAAACAATATGGCTATTTCAGGTTCAAATCCTCCCACTGCTGCGGCCAGAGAATTGAACTTTTCAGTTGCTGGGTTAAAAGACAAGGGCAGCCTGTCAGCGACAATGTTTTCAGACAAGAGTATGTTGGATAATCAAGCTCAGTCATTGAAGTCAACCTCAGATTATTCTCATTCAGATTTGCTTTGTTTCAGCTTGAGAAAAAACCACAGTTCATCATCTTTGTGGCCACTACGAACCACGAGCATGTCAACTTCTCCTCAAACAAAGGGCTCAATAAGCAACCCAGGATCACAATGTTTAAGACGAAATGATCAAGCCAGTACAGCACAGTGCCAAAGCCATGAAGTGAATGATTCATCAAGGTCAAGCCAAGacttaaaatcaaatcaacattTGCCACTTGCTCCCCCGTTTACATTTGATCTATCATATCTGAAATCGCGACTAGGTCAGATTACTACCCCAACGCGAGATAAATCATTGCTGCCAACTGGTAGGTCATTTCTGGACAAAACGAGCTACCAGAAACTTGACGATCATCAGCAATCCTCATTGGATTCCAAGCATACTGATTTGGTACTTCAGCTGTAA
- the LOC102624230 gene encoding uncharacterized protein LOC102624230 → MDEILCSSLSGHVLGFVSQEILAAENREFDLKLAKKFSTSSLSTALGLMDGDLVVDHSSQLASCTLCRRTLVPDNESVDDHENMHLCGDCKFLFLEDVGTPTHDSHRRLPPRGRRTRYSSSESVENIFSHQFSHMINFALENQPIISGHEDQSIDGDASARLFQPSGSRTSPSDSRRWRRIVSDAESDGLDSLYPESESNLSFSRYRVLHGESDAVSYSAYGGDSDASVDGHSFLDRDMFIPPEYGSIFDSDSDIDPMHAGGHQQWNSDDPEEEEEEEEEEEDGEWEEADMEEDTVESVVVRPQLRNYFSSPSERNVPVNRSWPFQSPEFEGIFRWRTREGRRRLTRNIFANLEEVELIGTSGGDYLDARGFEELLSHLAETDNSRRGAPPAAVSSVNSLPRVIVNKEHQKQEDLVCAICKDLLPSGTEVIQLPCFHLYHQTCILPWLSARNSCPLCRYELPTDDKEYEEGKQSISSRIEVHGIQQHGGIEDSSSDASDEAESVEAREFGLGRSGLRDLPAVSNSGRENGRGRWFLLAASPIVSLVGFVLVLWLGNPPTARWGPVTQPQISFHNSASPSRRENRSRRWWSLF, encoded by the exons ATGGATGAGATTTTGTGCAGTAGTTTGTCTGGCCACGTCTTAGGCTTTGTTTCCCAGGAAATTCTTGCAGCAGAAAATCGGGAATTTGACCTAAA ACTTGCAAAAAAATTCAGTACGTCCTCATTGTCCACAGCCCTTGGCCTAATGGATGGTGATTTGGTAGTTGACCATTCTAGTCAGTTGGCTTCATGTACACTATGCAGGAGAACCCTTGTGCCTGACAACGAGTCAGTTGATGATCATGAAAATATGCATTTATGTGGGGactgtaaatttttatttcttgaagATGTTGGGACACCGACTCACGACTCTCATCGGAGGCTACCTCCTAGAGGAAGGAGGACGAGGTATAGCAGTAGCGAGTctgttgaaaatattttctcacATCAGTTCTCGcatatgattaattttgcATTGGAAAACCAACCCATTATCTCTGGGCATGAGGATCAATCCATTGATGGTGATGCTAGTGCTAGGTTATTTCAGCCTTCTGGCTCCCGTACATCTCCAAGTGATTCTCGAAGATGGCGACGGATTGTCTCTGATGCTGAAAGTGACGGTCTGGATTCTCTTTATCCGGAGAGTGAATCAAATCTTAGTTTCAGCCGCTATAGAGTTTTACATGGTGAGAGTGATGCTGTCTCTTATAGTGCTTACGGAGGCGACTCTGATGCATCGGTGGATGGCCATAGTTTCCTTGATAGAGACATGTTTATTCCACCAGAATATGGAAGCATTTTTGATAGTGACTCTGATATTGATCCAATGCATGCTGGTGGCCACCAGCAATGGAACTCAGATGAtcctgaagaagaagaggaagaggaagaggaagaagaggaTGGGGAATGGGAAGAAGCTGACATGGAGGAAGACACCGTTGAATCTGTGGTTGTAAGACCTCAACTTCGAAACTATTTTTCCAGTCCCAGTGAAAGAAATGTCCCAGTTAACAGAAGTTGGCCGTTTCAGTCACCTGAATTTGAGGGTATATTTCGTTGGAGAACTAGGGAAGGTAGACGAAGGTTAACCCGTAATATATTTGCTAACTTGGAGGAAGTGGAGTTAATTGGGACTTCTGGTGGGGATTATCTAGATGCAAGAGGCTTTGAAGAACTTCTTTCACATCTGGCTGAGACTGACAACTCAAGGAGAGGAGCACCTCCTGCTGCCGTGTCTTCTGTAAATAGTCTACCTCGAGTAATTGTTAACAAGGAACATCAGAAGCAAGAAGATCTAGTCTGTGCAATCTGCAAAGATCTTTTACCTTCTGGCACTGAAGTAATCCAGCTTCCATGCTTTCACCTATATCACCAGACCTGTATTTTGCCGTGGCTGAGTGCACGAAATTCATGCCCACTTTGTCGGTATGAGCTTCCAACTGATGACAAAGAATACGAGGAGGGAAAGCAAAGCATAAGCAGTAGAATAGAGGTTCACGGAATCCAGCAGCATGGTGGAATTGAGGACAGTTCCTCTGATGCCTCAGATGAAGCTGAATCTGTTGAGGCTCGTGAATTTGGTCTGGGAAGATCTGGACTGAGAGATCTACCTGCAGTTAGCAACTCCGGCAGGGAGAATGGTAGAGGAAGATGGTTTCTTCTTGCGGCTTCTCCTATTGTCAGTCTGGTGGGCTTTGTTCTGGTGTTGTGGTTAGGCAATCCTCCGACTGCCAGATGGGGGCCAGTGACCCAGCCTCAAATTAGTTTTCACAACTCTGCTTCTCCAAGCCGAAGGGAGAACAGAAGCAGGAGATGGTGGTCTCTCTTTTAA
- the LOC102619898 gene encoding protein PIN-LIKES 6 isoform X2 — protein sequence MREFIGRMIMETQKAGGESLLGTVKIAVLPIAKVFTICFLGFLMASKYVNILPASGRKLLNGLVFTLLLPCLIFSQLGQAITLQKMIEWWFIPINVVLGTISGSLIGLAIAYIVRPPYPYFKFTIIHIGIGNIGNVPLVLIAALCRDPSNPFAEPETCSTQMTAYISFGQWVGAIILYTYVFHMLAPPPEGTFDIDEESLPIKNSSKDATPAPEQIPLLTEEAEPKDSNNPKRGKIAEVLIFIYEKLKLKQILQPPIIASILAMGIGAVPFLKKLIFTDDAPLFFFTDSCIILGEAMIPCILLALGGNLVDGPGSAKLGFRTTAAIIFGRLVLVPPAGLGIVTLADKLGFIPAGDKMFKFVLLLQHTMPTSVLSGAVSSLRGCGREAAAVLFWVHIFAVFSMAGWIILYLNLMF from the exons atgaggGAATTTATAGGGAGAATGATTATGGAAACTCAAAAGGCTGGAGGAGAGTCTCTGTTAGGAACGGTAAAGATTGCAGTTTTGCCAATTGCAAAAGTTTTCACTATTTGCTTTCTGGGATTTCTCATGGCGTCTAAGTATGTTAACATCTTGCCTGCTTCTGGGAGAAAGCTTTTGAATGGG TTGGTGTTTACACTTTTGCTtccatgtttgattttttcacAACTTGGACAAGCTATTACTCTACAGAAAATGATTGAGTG GTGGTTCATTCCTATCAATGTTGTTCTGGGAACAATTTCGGGCTCGTTAATAGGTTTAGCTATTGCTTATATAGTTCGTCCTCCATACCCGTACTTCAAGTTTACCATAATTCACATTGGAATTG GGAATATTGGCAACGTGCCACTTGTTCTGATAGCAGCTTTATGTAGAGACCCGTCCAATCCTTTTGCTGAACCAGAAACATGTAGCACACAGATGACtgcttatatttcatttggaCAGTGG GTTGGTGCGATCATCCTGTACACATATGTATTTCACATGTTGGCACCTCCACCTGAAGGTACCTTTGACATTGACGAAGAAAGCCTTCCCATCAAGAACTCTTCAAAGGATGCCACGCCTGCCCCTGAACAGATTCCATTGCTGACTGAGGAGGCTGAACCAAAAGATTCAAATAATCCAAAGAGAGGAAAG ATTGCAGAGGTTCTGATTTTCATTTATGAGAAGTTGAAGCTGAAGCAAATCCTTCAACCTCCTATCATTGCTTCG ATCCTTGCCATGGGAATTGGTGCGGTACCCTTCCTTAAGAAGCTGATATTTACAGATGATGCTCCacttttcttcttcactgACAGCTGTATTATTCTTGG GGAGGCCATGATCCCGTGCATTTTGCTGGCATTAGGAGGTAACCTTGTTGATG GACCTGGAAGTGCAAAACTTGGTTTTCGGACAACAGCTGCTATTATTTTCGGGAGGTTGGTTTTGGTGCCTCCTGCAGGACTTGGCATCGTCACATTAGCTGATAAGCTTGGGTTCATCCCTGCTGGTGATAAGATGTTCAAATTTGTCCTACTCCTTCAGCATACAATGCCCACATCAGTTCTTTCTG GTGCTGTGTCCAGTTTACGGGGTTGTGGAAGGGAGGCAGCTGCAGTCCTGTTCTGGGTTCATATATTTGCAGTTTTCTCAATGGCTGGATGGATTATTCTCTACCTCAActtaatgttttaa
- the LOC102619898 gene encoding protein PIN-LIKES 6 isoform X1 → MREFIGRMIMETQKAGGESLLGTVKIAVLPIAKVFTICFLGFLMASKYVNILPASGRKLLNGLVFTLLLPCLIFSQLGQAITLQKMIEWWFIPINVVLGTISGSLIGLAIAYIVRPPYPYFKFTIIHIGIGNIGNVPLVLIAALCRDPSNPFAEPETCSTQMTAYISFGQWVGAIILYTYVFHMLAPPPEGTFDIDEESLPIKNSSKDATPAPEQIPLLTEEAEPKDSNNPKRGKDATPATEQIPLLIEEAGPKDSKNPKRGKIAEVLIFIYEKLKLKQILQPPIIASILAMGIGAVPFLKKLIFTDDAPLFFFTDSCIILGEAMIPCILLALGGNLVDGPGSAKLGFRTTAAIIFGRLVLVPPAGLGIVTLADKLGFIPAGDKMFKFVLLLQHTMPTSVLSGAVSSLRGCGREAAAVLFWVHIFAVFSMAGWIILYLNLMF, encoded by the exons atgaggGAATTTATAGGGAGAATGATTATGGAAACTCAAAAGGCTGGAGGAGAGTCTCTGTTAGGAACGGTAAAGATTGCAGTTTTGCCAATTGCAAAAGTTTTCACTATTTGCTTTCTGGGATTTCTCATGGCGTCTAAGTATGTTAACATCTTGCCTGCTTCTGGGAGAAAGCTTTTGAATGGG TTGGTGTTTACACTTTTGCTtccatgtttgattttttcacAACTTGGACAAGCTATTACTCTACAGAAAATGATTGAGTG GTGGTTCATTCCTATCAATGTTGTTCTGGGAACAATTTCGGGCTCGTTAATAGGTTTAGCTATTGCTTATATAGTTCGTCCTCCATACCCGTACTTCAAGTTTACCATAATTCACATTGGAATTG GGAATATTGGCAACGTGCCACTTGTTCTGATAGCAGCTTTATGTAGAGACCCGTCCAATCCTTTTGCTGAACCAGAAACATGTAGCACACAGATGACtgcttatatttcatttggaCAGTGG GTTGGTGCGATCATCCTGTACACATATGTATTTCACATGTTGGCACCTCCACCTGAAGGTACCTTTGACATTGACGAAGAAAGCCTTCCCATCAAGAACTCTTCAAAGGATGCCACGCCTGCCCCTGAACAGATTCCATTGCTGACTGAGGAGGCTGAACCAAAAGATTCAAATAATCCAAAGAGAGGAAAG GATGCCACTCCTGCCACTGAACAGATTCCATTGCTGATTGAGGAGGCTGGACCAAAAGATTCAAAAAATCCAAAGAGAGGAAAG ATTGCAGAGGTTCTGATTTTCATTTATGAGAAGTTGAAGCTGAAGCAAATCCTTCAACCTCCTATCATTGCTTCG ATCCTTGCCATGGGAATTGGTGCGGTACCCTTCCTTAAGAAGCTGATATTTACAGATGATGCTCCacttttcttcttcactgACAGCTGTATTATTCTTGG GGAGGCCATGATCCCGTGCATTTTGCTGGCATTAGGAGGTAACCTTGTTGATG GACCTGGAAGTGCAAAACTTGGTTTTCGGACAACAGCTGCTATTATTTTCGGGAGGTTGGTTTTGGTGCCTCCTGCAGGACTTGGCATCGTCACATTAGCTGATAAGCTTGGGTTCATCCCTGCTGGTGATAAGATGTTCAAATTTGTCCTACTCCTTCAGCATACAATGCCCACATCAGTTCTTTCTG GTGCTGTGTCCAGTTTACGGGGTTGTGGAAGGGAGGCAGCTGCAGTCCTGTTCTGGGTTCATATATTTGCAGTTTTCTCAATGGCTGGATGGATTATTCTCTACCTCAActtaatgttttaa